Proteins from a single region of Artemia franciscana chromosome 2, ASM3288406v1, whole genome shotgun sequence:
- the LOC136043824 gene encoding uncharacterized protein LOC136043824 yields the protein MWNTETEKQLIIFVSQMPAIYDSRPPKLKGKQLIEKKWIEISQLMNSTFSDLDFTAQDCESQWTKLRIAYGRHRKILQKQTYPTKQKWVHYQSMHSFMAGNFKQRNTQRKRRSPLSTDSDANSADHVAEMLEFTVTTDDADSSRNEGTPVKEEMHDDCATWKQSSQSLPMQCLNLPSGIAQPLNHTNGNVRLLNCQNGMTEALHPPGFPPLRKILPKMVMPEVNSIPYETLHVTPTQVQPVQVDPLGLCLSKDINSLPLDIRAKCISEVYGVISRYVDQSMKKKDDSSPGCPRCRDYIYE from the exons ATGTGGAACactgaaacagaaaaacaattaataatctTTGTTTCTCAAATGCCAGCAATATATGACAGTAGGCCTCCCAAGCTCAAAGGAAAACagcttattgaaaaaaaatggattgaGATCAGCCAGCTGATGAATTCGACCTTTAGTGATCTTGACTTCACAG CCCAAGATTGTGAGAGCCAATGGACAAAATTAAGAATTGCATATGGAAGGCATAGGAAAATCCTGCAGAAACAAACATatccaacaaaacaaaaatgggtTCATTACCAAAGCATGCATTCATTTATGGCTGGAAATTTCAAACAAAGAAACACTCAGAGAAAACGAAGGAGTCCATTGAGTACCGACAG tgATGCAAACAGTGCAGATCACGTTGCTGAAATGCTTGAATTCACGGTAAC GACGGATGACGCAGATAGTTCAAGAAACGAGGGAACTCCTGTAAAAGAAGAAATGCATGACGATTGTGCAACTTGGAAACAAAGCAGTCAAAGTTTACCAATGCAGTGTTTGAATCTGCCTAGTGGAATCGCTCAACCACTGAATCATACTAACGGAAATGTTAGGCTATTAAATTGCCAAAATGGAATGACGGAAGCATTGCACCCGCCCGGTTTTCCTCCATT GCGGAAGATTCTACCTAAGATGGTTATGCCAGAGGTTAATTCAATTCCTTATGAGACACTACACGTGACCCCTACACAAGTACAGCCAGTTCAAGTTGATCCTTTGGGTTTGTGCCTTTCAAAAGATATAAACAGTCTCCCTCTAGACATTCGAGCCAAGTGTATTTCAGAAGTGTATGGTGTTATAAGTAGATATGTGGATCAATCTATGAAAAAGAAAGATGACAGTTCTCCTGGATGTCCTCGCTGCCGTGATTATATTTACGAGTGA